Proteins encoded by one window of Kribbella italica:
- a CDS encoding CGNR zinc finger domain-containing protein, with protein MLATSFTGTLSERQGDSVERIPTPQRLVDWLAVSGLAVGSCTSAQLDLARELRESIHAAATAAATQDALPAAAVEVINNFSAQGRAAAVLTPDGQRRWRLSSTSCVEDALSVIAADAIGIVAGERDGKLALCASPTCRAAFFDTSQSRTRKWCDMNTCGNRQKKARFNANRRASGQPAGRS; from the coding sequence GTGCTGGCGACCAGCTTCACGGGCACCCTGTCGGAGCGTCAGGGCGACTCGGTGGAACGCATTCCCACACCGCAGCGACTCGTCGACTGGCTGGCCGTGAGCGGCCTCGCCGTGGGCTCCTGCACGAGCGCCCAGCTCGACCTCGCGCGCGAACTTCGGGAGTCGATCCACGCTGCCGCGACAGCGGCCGCGACTCAGGACGCGCTTCCTGCGGCGGCTGTCGAGGTCATCAACAACTTCAGCGCTCAGGGCCGAGCGGCGGCCGTCCTGACGCCCGACGGTCAGCGGCGATGGCGGCTCAGCTCGACTTCCTGCGTGGAAGACGCGCTGAGCGTGATCGCCGCCGACGCGATCGGCATCGTCGCCGGCGAACGAGACGGAAAGCTGGCCCTGTGCGCCTCGCCGACCTGCCGCGCCGCCTTCTTCGACACCAGCCAGAGCCGGACCCGCAAGTGGTGCGACATGAACACCTGCGGGAATCGTCAGAAGAAGGCACGCTTCAACGCCAACCGGCGAGCTTCGGGTCAGCCGGCAGGCCGGTCGTAA